From Mauremys mutica isolate MM-2020 ecotype Southern chromosome 15, ASM2049712v1, whole genome shotgun sequence, one genomic window encodes:
- the LOC123349855 gene encoding ZW10 interactor-like, translating to MAAAGQARELLAQLDEALAFEGPTREELEAELPAKVLVEHAVDTRKKQKWMCSQLHVVKFLLEFLDQRDSAPFDQKTTEAAVRSEMVQAKQQWKELKAGYQQRVEAIEGAVPHVLAQLEKGQHLAQRLKEALARYEAQRHEAEKAARDAQERRQKEQEQLEERQQQLEEQAALLRSRVEAQRQELHRLQGELQSQECVASGWREKVERSSALCQLLETLQGVRLVSASADGIDMELTPGPQPTTPDPQAATPNPQPLRLTLCWTEDGSIRVRSHSPLFPPPAPCADVRSTVLELQHSYSQLAPLLTEIQALQTRFPIDWQPQERRLRFLQPSAVWTLAVEPGYPGGGGVRLLAVQGQRGPGDPGAWKPPQETPSLRDWLEYLSTLDI from the exons ATGGCAGCGGCTGGGCAGGCCCGGGA GCTCCTGGCCCAGCTGGATGAGGCGCTGGCTTTCGAGGGGCCGACCCGAGAGGAGCTGGAGGCGGAGCTGCCAGCCAAAGTCCTGGTGGAGCATGCTGTG GACACACGGAAGAAGCAGAAGTGGATGTGCAGCCAGCTCCACGTGGTCAAATTCCTGCTGGAATTCTTGGACCAGAGGGACTCAGCCCCCTTTGACCAGAAGACCACAGAGGCAGCCGTCC GGAGCGAGATGGTGCAAGCCAAGCAGCAGTGGAAGGAGCTGAAGGCCGGCTACCAGCAGCGGGTGGAAGCCATCGAGGGGGCAGTGCCCCAtgtgctggcccagctggagaagggacagcaCCTGGCGCAGcggctgaaggaggctctggcgCGATACGAGGCCCAG agacACGAGGCTGAGAAGGCGGCAAGGGACGCCCAGGAAAGACGGCAGAAGGAGCAG gagcagctggaggagcggcagcagcagctggaggagcaggcggCTTTGCTGCGGAGTCGGGTGGAGGCTCAGCGCCAGGAACTGCACCGGCTGCAGGGGGAGCTCCAGAGCCAGGAGTGTGTCGCCAGTGGCTGGAGGGAGAAGGTGGAgag GAGCTCTGCCCTTTGCCAGCTCTTGGAGACTCTCCAAGGGGTCCGGCTGGTCTCTGCCTCTGCTGATGGAATTGACATGGAGCTGACGCCCGGCCCCCAGCCGACGACCCCTGACCCCCAGGCAGcgacccccaacccccagccgcTGAGGCTCACCTTGTGCTGGACGGAGGATGGGAGCATCAGGGTGCGG agccacagtcccctcttcccaccccccgcgCCCTGCGCTGACGTCCGCAGCACCGTCCTGGAGCtgcagcacagctacagccaGCTGGCCCCGCTCCTGACTGAGATCCAGGCCCTCCAGACCag gttCCCCATTGACTGGCAGCCCCAGGAGCGCCGgctccgcttcctgcagccctctgcCGTCTGGACGCTGGCGGTGGAGCCGGGAtatccggggggtgggggggtccgaCTGCTGGCGGTGCAAGGGCAGCGTGGCCCTGGGGACCCCGGGGCCTGGAAG cccccccaggaaACCCCATCCCTGCGTGACTGGCTGGAATACCTGAGCACCCTGGACATCTGA
- the LOC123349834 gene encoding LOW QUALITY PROTEIN: WD repeat-containing protein 13-like (The sequence of the model RefSeq protein was modified relative to this genomic sequence to represent the inferred CDS: deleted 2 bases in 1 codon) has translation MARKGRSLSASSRDPPAWRRFQLPLASSPEAPAGTGMAAVWQQVLAVDARYNAYRTPGSPQFRTQYIRRRSQLLRENAKAGHDPGARKLYLRLRAQLLAQRYGPLSEQSSFRAYSNSIVRSSRTTLDRMEDFEDDARALGARGHRRSVSRGSYQLQAQMNRAAYDERPPGSVVPTSVAEASRAMAGDTTLSENYAFAGMYHVFDQHVDEAVPKVQFANDDKHLLACCSLDGTISVCQLAPAPPAVLRVLRGHSRGVSDFAWSLSNDVLVSTSLDGTMRIWAAGEGKCIRQIPDPDGAELLCCVFQPMNNNLTVVGNGKHNLHVVNISTGKKVKGGSSKLTGRVLALSFDAPGRLLWAGDDRGSVFSFLFDMATGKLTKAKRLVVQEGSSITSISARSWVSREARDPSLLINACLNKLLLYRVVDNEGTLQLKRSFQIQQGSHPVRSIFCPLMSFRQGACVVTGSEDMCVYFFDVERASRAIVNKLQGHSAAVLGVSFNCDESLLASSDAKGMVIVWRREQK, from the exons ATGGCCCGGAAGGGCCGATCACTGAgcgccagcagccgggacccccccGCCTGGAGGAGATTCCA gctccccctgGCCAGCTCCCCCGAGGCACCGGCCGGGACTGGCATGGCCGCAGTGTGGCAACAGGTGCTGGCAGTGGACGCGAG GTACAACGCCTACCGCACGCCCGGCTCCCCGCAGTTCCGCACCCAGTACATCCGGCGGCGCAgccagctgctgcgg gagaACGCCAAGGCCGGGCACGACCCCGGCGCCCGCAAGCTGTACCTGCGGCTGCGCGCACAGCTCCTGGCGCAGCGCTACGGGCCCCTCTCCGAGCAGAGCAGCTTCCGCGCCTACAGCAACAGCATCGTCCGCAGCAGCCGCACCACCCTGGACCGCATGGAG GACTTTGAGGATGATGCCCGAGCGTTGGGGGCCCGTGGCCATCGCCGCTCCGTCAGCCGCGGCTCCTACCAGCTGCAGGCGCAGATGAACCGTGCGGCGTACGACGAGCG accccctgGCAGCGTGGTGCCCACGTCGGTGGCGGAGGCCAGCCGGGCCATGGCCGGGGACACGACGCTGAGCGAGAACTACGCCTTCGCCGGCATGTACCACGTCTTCGACCAGCACGTCGACGAGGccg tgcccaAGGTGCAGTTTGCCAACGACGACAAGCACCTGCTGGCCTGCTGCTCGCTGGACGGCACCATCTCGGTGTGCCAGCTGGCGCCCGCCCCGCCCGCCGTGCTGCGGGTGCTGCGGGGCCACAGCCGCGGCGTCTCCGACTTCGCCTGGTCCCTCTCCAACGACGTGCTGGTCTCCACCTCGCTGGACGGCACCATGCGCATCTGGGCCGCCGGCGAGGGCAAGTGCATCCGCCAGATCCCCGACCCCGACGGCGCCGAGCTGCTCTGCTGCGTCTTCCAGCCCATGAACAACAACCTCACCGTG GTGGGGAACGGGAAGCACAACCTGCACGTGGTGAACATCTCGACGGGGAAGAAGGTGAAGGGCGGGTCGAGCAAGCTGACGGGCCGGGTGCTGGCGCTCTCCTTCGACGCCCCCGGCCGCCTGCTCTGGGCCGGCGACGACCGCGGCAGCGTCTTCTCCTTCCTCTTCGACATGGCCACGG ggaaGCTGACCAAGGCCAAGcggctggtggtgcaggaggggagctcCATCACCAGCATCTCGGCCCGCTCCTGGGTCAGCCGGGAGGCCCGCGACCCCTCGCTGCTCATCAACGCCTGCCTCAACAAGCTGCTCCTGTAccg GGTGGTGGACAACGAGGGGACCCTGCAGCTGAAGAGGAGTTTCCAGATCCAGCAGGGCTCCCACCCCGTGCGCAGCATCTTCTGCCCCCTCATGTCCTTCCGCCAGGGGGCCTGCGTGG TGACAGGCAGCGAGGACATGTGCGTCTACTTCTTCGACGTGGAGCGCGCCAGCCGGGCCATCGTGAACAAGCTGCAGGGGCACAGCGCCGCCGTGCTGGGCGTCAGCTTCAACTGCGACGAGAGCCTGCTGGCCTCCAGCGACGCCAAGGGCATGGTCATCGTCTGGCGCCGCGAGCAGAAATAG